A window of the Ardenticatenales bacterium genome harbors these coding sequences:
- a CDS encoding M20/M25/M40 family metallo-hydrolase, whose product MSPALTYEQLTAFLTPKLPFYLDLLAQMVRINSFTSNWQGVNQLGDLTATVFAELGFTTARVPSVNPQYGNHLVLTRPGRSGRKIGLVTHLDTVFPPDEEARNDFSWRREGERVYGPGTVDIKGGTVVIYMMLDAIRALAPDVYNDVTWIVLADASEEAEAADFGALCVEKLAPDALACLVFEGGYVSATAKELNVVVARKGMAVYRLLVDGKGAHAGAAHALGANAIVQMADVIQKVAAMTDYERNLTFNVGTVAGGTVVNRVPHLATATVEMRVFDPVVYDEALARMLALNGYASVFSQDGFACQVSVEVMRRLPAWPVNPETDRLFDIWARAAATAGFRAIREHRGGLSDGNHFWHALPTLDALGPSGGNAHCSERSADGSKDQEFALVPSFVPKAALNALGILALTQLPPHAPPVA is encoded by the coding sequence ATGTCTCCTGCTCTGACCTACGAACAACTGACCGCTTTCTTAACCCCCAAACTCCCCTTCTATCTTGACCTGCTGGCGCAAATGGTGCGCATCAATAGCTTCACCAGCAACTGGCAAGGCGTCAACCAGCTTGGCGACCTGACGGCGACGGTTTTTGCCGAACTTGGTTTCACCACCGCCCGTGTGCCTTCGGTTAACCCCCAGTATGGCAACCACCTGGTGCTGACGCGCCCCGGTCGCTCCGGACGCAAGATCGGCCTGGTGACGCACCTGGACACCGTTTTTCCCCCGGACGAAGAGGCGCGCAATGATTTTAGCTGGCGGCGGGAGGGCGAGCGCGTTTATGGACCGGGGACGGTGGACATTAAGGGAGGGACGGTCGTCATCTACATGATGTTGGACGCCATCCGTGCCCTGGCCCCTGATGTGTATAATGATGTGACCTGGATTGTGCTGGCGGACGCCTCGGAGGAGGCAGAGGCCGCGGATTTCGGCGCTCTGTGCGTGGAAAAGTTGGCCCCCGATGCGCTGGCCTGCCTCGTGTTTGAGGGTGGGTATGTTTCCGCCACGGCCAAAGAACTAAATGTGGTGGTGGCCCGCAAGGGAATGGCCGTTTATCGCCTGCTGGTGGATGGCAAGGGGGCGCACGCGGGCGCGGCGCACGCGCTCGGGGCCAACGCAATTGTGCAGATGGCGGACGTGATCCAAAAGGTGGCAGCGATGACGGATTACGAGCGGAACCTGACATTTAACGTGGGCACGGTGGCCGGCGGCACGGTGGTCAATCGTGTGCCGCACCTGGCGACGGCAACGGTGGAGATGCGTGTTTTCGATCCGGTAGTTTATGACGAGGCATTGGCGCGGATGTTGGCGCTGAACGGGTACGCTTCCGTGTTTAGCCAGGATGGATTTGCCTGTCAGGTTTCGGTGGAGGTGATGCGGCGTTTGCCGGCATGGCCCGTCAATCCGGAAACCGACCGCCTCTTTGACATTTGGGCACGGGCGGCGGCGACCGCCGGCTTCCGCGCGATCCGGGAACATCGCGGCGGCCTCAGCGACGGCAACCATTTTTGGCATGCGCTGCCCACGCTGGACGCCCTGGGACCATCCGGCGGCAACGCCCACTGCTCCGAGCGCAGCGCCGATGGCAGCAAGGACCAGGAATTTGCCCTGGTTCCCTCCTTCGTGCCCAAAGCGGCGCTGAACGCGCTGGGGATTCTGGCGCTGACCCAATTGCCGCCACACGCTCCCCCGGTGGCCTGA
- a CDS encoding M20 family metallopeptidase, producing MTTAISATTAQDIHRYLTTHQEAMTDFLRQLVCLETPSSVPASQAPLQHLLTTALRDLAYEVETIPGHRTGGHLLARPPAPADHPRQLLLGHSDTVWDVGTLQTMPCVIEDGKMRGPGVYDMKAGLAQMIFALRALRDLRLTPAVAPLVFVNSDEEIGSFESGSHIARLARQVARVLVLEPSLEPGGKLKTARKGVGDFVITVHGRAAHAGLEPEKGISAILEMARLIPQLDAMNDWERGVSVNVGLLSGGVRSNVIAPISQATVDVRIPTQADAERVTAKIRGLCPSRAGISLDIEGGINRMPLERTPRNRQLWHLARDLGRLLGLQLEQGAAGGGSDGNITSPYTATLDGLGAVGDGAHATHEFVYLDKMVERAALLALLILTEPPTN from the coding sequence ATGACGACCGCCATTTCCGCCACAACCGCCCAAGACATCCACCGCTACCTCACCACCCACCAGGAAGCCATGACCGACTTCCTGCGCCAGCTCGTCTGCCTGGAAACCCCCTCCTCCGTTCCCGCCAGCCAGGCCCCCTTGCAGCACCTGCTCACCACCGCCCTGCGCGATCTCGCCTACGAAGTAGAAACCATTCCCGGCCACCGGACCGGCGGCCACTTGCTGGCCCGCCCACCCGCCCCCGCCGACCACCCCCGGCAGCTATTGCTGGGGCACTCTGACACCGTTTGGGACGTGGGCACGCTGCAAACGATGCCCTGCGTCATTGAGGACGGCAAAATGCGCGGCCCCGGCGTCTACGACATGAAGGCCGGCCTGGCGCAGATGATCTTCGCCCTACGCGCCCTGCGAGACCTCCGCCTGACCCCCGCCGTGGCTCCGCTCGTCTTCGTCAATTCCGACGAAGAGATCGGCAGCTTTGAATCCGGCTCGCACATTGCGCGCCTGGCGCGGCAGGTGGCGCGGGTGCTGGTGCTGGAGCCATCGCTGGAACCGGGTGGCAAACTGAAAACGGCGCGCAAAGGTGTGGGTGACTTCGTGATCACCGTGCATGGACGCGCCGCGCACGCGGGTCTGGAGCCGGAAAAAGGGATCAGTGCCATCCTGGAGATGGCGCGCCTGATTCCCCAACTGGACGCCATGAACGATTGGGAGCGCGGCGTTTCCGTGAACGTGGGGCTGCTCTCTGGCGGTGTCCGCTCCAACGTCATTGCCCCCATCAGCCAGGCGACTGTGGATGTGCGTATTCCCACGCAGGCGGATGCGGAAAGGGTGACGGCTAAGATTCGGGGGTTGTGTCCATCACGTGCCGGCATTTCCCTGGACATCGAAGGCGGCATCAACCGCATGCCCCTGGAACGCACGCCGCGCAACCGGCAATTGTGGCATCTGGCGCGCGACCTGGGCCGCCTGCTGGGGCTGCAACTGGAACAAGGCGCGGCAGGCGGCGGCTCCGACGGCAACATCACCAGTCCCTACACCGCAACCCTGGACGGCCTGGGCGCGGTCGGCGACGGCGCGCACGCCACCCACGAATTCGTCTACCTGGACAAGATGGTCGAACGTGCCGCCCTCCTCGCCCTCCTCATCCTTACCGAACCGCCCACCAACTGA
- the trmB gene encoding tRNA (guanosine(46)-N7)-methyltransferase TrmB yields MQTQVWLVNRLPWPTDWNAFFGREAPLLLEIGFGGGHFLVDLARKRPDANVLGIEISNPSLRRTQDRLRKGGITNTRLLYGDARVLFWLLCAPTTVQEVYINFPDPWPKPSHYRRRLVSDAFLQLAATRMPPGARLEIATDHPDYQAWINEHLARTPYFESTTGAVYVTRDDERPRTKYERQALDAGIPCHYYKFRRNHTPAPDIFPIPPELPMPNAIITTPLTLPQIQARFQPGEAAADSVHVRFIDAFMSARYPALLVEAYISEEPLDQRVGLVLHQRAPGEVLVTLHEIGFPRTTAGIHAALRLLSEWVASLHPDAFIKQHNLA; encoded by the coding sequence ATGCAAACGCAAGTCTGGTTAGTGAATCGCCTGCCCTGGCCAACGGATTGGAATGCCTTTTTTGGCCGGGAAGCGCCGCTGCTGTTGGAGATTGGCTTTGGCGGCGGTCATTTCCTGGTCGATCTGGCGCGGAAACGGCCAGACGCCAATGTTTTGGGGATTGAGATTTCCAATCCATCGCTGCGACGCACGCAGGACAGGCTGCGGAAGGGAGGAATCACCAACACGCGGCTACTGTATGGGGATGCGCGGGTGTTGTTTTGGCTCCTTTGCGCGCCGACCACGGTGCAAGAGGTGTACATCAATTTCCCCGATCCGTGGCCGAAGCCGTCGCATTACCGCCGCCGCCTGGTTAGCGATGCTTTTTTGCAGTTGGCGGCGACGCGGATGCCGCCGGGCGCGCGCCTGGAGATTGCTACGGACCATCCTGATTATCAGGCGTGGATCAATGAGCATCTGGCGCGTACGCCGTATTTTGAGAGTACGACGGGGGCGGTGTATGTGACGCGGGATGATGAGCGCCCCCGTACTAAATATGAGCGGCAGGCGTTGGATGCCGGCATTCCCTGTCACTACTACAAATTCCGCCGCAACCACACCCCCGCCCCCGACATTTTTCCCATCCCCCCGGAACTGCCCATGCCCAACGCCATCATCACCACCCCCCTCACTCTGCCCCAAATCCAGGCTCGCTTTCAGCCCGGCGAAGCCGCCGCCGACTCCGTACACGTTCGCTTCATCGACGCCTTCATGAGCGCCCGCTACCCCGCGCTGCTGGTGGAGGCCTACATCAGCGAAGAACCGCTGGACCAGCGCGTGGGGCTGGTGCTGCACCAGCGCGCCCCCGGCGAGGTGCTGGTGACGCTGCATGAGATTGGTTTTCCGCGGACAACTGCCGGCATTCACGCCGCCCTACGCCTCCTATCTGAATGGGTTGCCAGCCTCCACCCCGACGCCTTCATCAAGCAGCACAACCTGGCCTGA
- a CDS encoding sigma-70 family RNA polymerase sigma factor yields the protein MTRRTNEQWIDALSGGPDHDEALADLRTLLVRGLRFALASRIRQDLDAIVEDFAQDALLKILEKLDTFRGESQFTTWANKVAVRVALTELRRQRWRDVSLDAMTMRDDQTQFTPDFLADPRPTPEMSANQRLLLQTLARLIREGLTERQQQAMTKLVIQGMPMEVVADEMNTNRNALYKLLHDARLRLKRALEEENLSAEDVLATFS from the coding sequence ATGACCAGACGAACCAACGAACAATGGATCGACGCCCTCAGCGGCGGTCCCGATCATGATGAAGCCCTGGCGGACCTACGCACCTTGTTGGTGCGTGGGTTGCGCTTTGCCCTCGCCAGCCGCATCCGCCAGGACCTGGACGCCATCGTGGAGGATTTCGCCCAGGACGCGCTGCTGAAAATTCTGGAAAAATTGGACACGTTTCGTGGCGAAAGCCAGTTCACGACGTGGGCCAACAAAGTTGCCGTGCGCGTGGCGCTGACGGAGTTGCGCCGCCAACGCTGGCGGGATGTCTCCCTGGACGCCATGACCATGCGGGACGATCAGACCCAATTCACACCCGACTTCCTCGCCGACCCGCGCCCCACGCCAGAAATGTCCGCCAATCAGCGGCTGCTGCTGCAAACGCTGGCGCGGCTGATTCGGGAAGGGCTAACGGAGCGGCAGCAGCAAGCAATGACCAAACTGGTCATTCAAGGGATGCCCATGGAAGTGGTGGCGGATGAGATGAACACGAACCGTAACGCGCTTTACAAGCTGCTGCACGACGCCCGCCTGCGGTTGAAACGCGCTTTGGAAGAAGAAAATCTCTCGGCGGAGGATGTACTGGCGACTTTTTCGTGA
- a CDS encoding DUF3179 domain-containing protein — translation MVFLLVVGCGAGISPTTAPPTSPNPPPAATPTAPRNTPARDAPPESLKAITRDWQTDWSRHTIDYSELLSGGPPRDGIPPLDQPAFVTTEDAAAWLAGNEPIILFVHNDDARAYPLQILTWHEIVNDTVGGLPVVVTFCPLCNSAVVFERQIAGMEMTFGTSGLLRNSDLVMWDRQTESLWQQFTGEGIVGEMTGAQLTFLPSAIISFADFRAAYPQGRILSRETGYSRRYGQNPYAGYDRIDQNPFLFTGEYDERLPAMARVVTVALPGDVFVAYPLDVLREIGVINDQQGEQDLVVFYNGGTSSALGAAIIAEGEDVGATGVFAPHVNGRKLTFQQQAGGIVDDQTGSTWNVLGQATGGPLMGEALPPIIHADHFWFAWAAFRPDTLIYRPD, via the coding sequence CTGGTTTTCCTGTTGGTTGTGGGGTGTGGTGCCGGCATTTCCCCCACCACCGCGCCGCCGACATCCCCCAATCCCCCCCCTGCCGCCACGCCAACCGCCCCCCGGAACACGCCCGCCAGGGACGCCCCCCCTGAAAGCCTCAAAGCGATCACGCGAGACTGGCAAACGGATTGGAGCCGTCACACGATTGACTATTCTGAACTCCTCTCCGGCGGGCCGCCGCGTGACGGCATCCCCCCGCTGGACCAGCCCGCGTTTGTCACCACGGAAGATGCCGCGGCATGGCTTGCCGGCAACGAACCCATCATCCTCTTTGTCCACAACGACGACGCCCGCGCCTATCCCCTGCAAATCCTGACCTGGCACGAGATCGTCAACGACACCGTTGGCGGCCTACCCGTTGTGGTCACGTTTTGCCCCTTATGCAATTCGGCGGTGGTCTTTGAACGGCAAATTGCCGGCATGGAAATGACATTCGGCACATCCGGCCTGCTGCGGAATTCAGATCTGGTGATGTGGGACCGGCAGACGGAAAGCCTGTGGCAGCAGTTCACGGGAGAGGGAATCGTGGGCGAAATGACCGGCGCGCAGCTCACCTTCCTCCCCTCGGCCATCATCAGCTTCGCCGACTTCCGCGCCGCCTACCCCCAGGGCCGCATCCTCTCCCGCGAAACGGGCTACAGCCGGCGCTACGGGCAAAATCCCTACGCCGGCTATGATCGCATTGACCAAAACCCATTCCTGTTCACGGGCGAATACGATGAGCGACTCCCCGCAATGGCTCGCGTCGTCACGGTGGCCCTGCCCGGTGACGTATTCGTCGCCTATCCGCTGGACGTTTTGCGCGAGATAGGCGTCATCAACGATCAGCAAGGGGAGCAGGACCTGGTCGTTTTTTACAACGGCGGAACCAGCAGCGCCCTGGGCGCGGCCATCATCGCCGAAGGGGAAGACGTGGGAGCCACGGGCGTGTTCGCCCCCCACGTCAACGGTCGGAAATTGACGTTTCAGCAGCAAGCGGGAGGGATTGTGGATGATCAAACCGGCTCCACCTGGAACGTCTTGGGACAGGCCACCGGTGGTCCGCTCATGGGTGAGGCGCTCCCCCCCATTATTCACGCCGACCATTTCTGGTTTGCCTGGGCCGCTTTCCGCCCGGACACGCTCATCTATCGACCCGACTGA
- a CDS encoding Bax inhibitor-1/YccA family protein, with protein sequence MSIQYNHSETYRPTESQLASALATAMTRVYGLMAVGLALTAIVAWITAHSATILQLIFGNTIVFWGLLIGELVLVIAIGRAINKLSPTAATALFLFYAALNGLTLAAVFLVYTLSSIALAFVATSSLFAAMSIIGYTTKRDMSKMGGFLLMALIGLIIASVVNFFLASSALEWVLTYAGIAIFLGLTVYHTQRIKQGTAAMLLSGQPEMVNRVAIMGALSLYLDFINLFLYLLRLIGRRR encoded by the coding sequence ATGTCCATTCAATACAATCATAGCGAAACGTACCGTCCTACGGAGAGCCAACTTGCCTCCGCCCTTGCCACGGCCATGACGCGCGTGTACGGGCTAATGGCCGTGGGGCTGGCCCTGACAGCCATCGTGGCCTGGATAACGGCGCATTCCGCCACGATCTTGCAACTCATTTTTGGCAATACCATTGTCTTTTGGGGATTACTTATCGGTGAACTGGTGCTGGTGATTGCCATTGGCCGCGCCATTAACAAGTTGTCGCCCACGGCGGCCACGGCGCTCTTCCTATTTTACGCGGCGCTCAATGGGCTGACGTTGGCGGCCGTTTTTCTCGTGTATACGTTGTCGTCCATTGCGTTGGCGTTTGTGGCTACATCAAGCCTGTTCGCGGCGATGAGCATCATTGGCTATACCACGAAGCGGGATATGAGTAAGATGGGGGGCTTCCTGCTGATGGCGCTGATCGGGCTGATTATTGCGTCCGTGGTGAATTTTTTCCTGGCGAGTAGTGCGCTGGAGTGGGTTTTGACGTATGCCGGCATTGCCATCTTCCTCGGCCTCACCGTTTACCATACCCAACGCATCAAGCAAGGGACCGCCGCCATGCTCCTCTCCGGCCAACCCGAGATGGTCAACCGCGTCGCCATTATGGGCGCATTGAGCCTCTACCTCGACTTCATCAACCTCTTCCTTTACCTGCTGCGCCTGATAGGACGCCGGCGGTAA
- the rocF gene encoding arginase, giving the protein MPDTVRIVGVPMDLGQNRRGVDMGPSAMRYANLQARLTQLGLTVHDHGNVPVPNPEEQIAEGGARRLKAVATACQSIYEIGRACLEREEFALFLGGDHSISIGTVSAVAASGPVGLIWIDAHGDFNTPQSSPSGNIHGMPVATLIGDGPQPLVDLGYPGGKLHPAQIVQIGIRDLDPLERQRLARSGIHVFTMRHLDELGMAAVARQALDRLRHLPRLHVSLDMDSLEPDEAPGVGTPVPGGLSYREAHLLMEILGDSGRVSSMDVVEINPILDDRNRTAELAVALVASLLGQRIL; this is encoded by the coding sequence TTGCCTGATACCGTTCGTATTGTCGGCGTCCCCATGGACCTGGGACAAAACCGCCGCGGCGTAGACATGGGACCCAGCGCCATGCGCTACGCCAATCTGCAAGCACGTCTTACCCAGCTTGGCCTCACCGTCCACGATCACGGCAACGTTCCCGTACCCAACCCCGAAGAGCAGATCGCCGAAGGCGGCGCGCGGCGACTCAAAGCCGTGGCCACCGCCTGCCAATCCATCTACGAAATCGGGCGCGCCTGCCTGGAAAGGGAAGAGTTCGCCCTCTTCCTCGGCGGCGACCACAGCATCAGCATTGGCACAGTCTCCGCTGTCGCCGCCAGCGGTCCCGTTGGCCTCATCTGGATTGATGCCCACGGCGACTTCAACACGCCGCAAAGCTCCCCTTCCGGCAATATCCACGGCATGCCCGTCGCCACCCTCATCGGCGATGGCCCCCAGCCCCTCGTCGATCTCGGGTATCCGGGCGGCAAACTCCACCCCGCCCAGATCGTGCAAATCGGCATCCGCGACCTGGACCCGCTGGAGCGGCAGCGGCTGGCTCGCAGCGGCATTCATGTCTTCACCATGCGCCACCTGGACGAGTTGGGCATGGCCGCCGTCGCGCGCCAGGCCCTGGACCGGCTGCGCCATCTTCCCCGTCTGCACGTCAGCCTGGATATGGATAGCCTGGAACCGGACGAGGCCCCCGGCGTAGGCACGCCCGTCCCCGGCGGCCTCAGCTACCGCGAAGCGCACTTGCTCATGGAAATCCTGGGCGACAGCGGCCGCGTCAGCTCTATGGATGTGGTGGAAATCAACCCGATCCTGGACGACCGCAACCGCACCGCCGAGCTGGCTGTGGCCCTCGTTGCTTCATTGCTCGGTCAACGTATTTTGTAA
- a CDS encoding ABC transporter ATP-binding protein — MAAVMRGLDAEAYDRQYSDKELVERVIAYFRPYRRKVWIISICLAVIAAFGTAPPLIVSSGINAVADNGNQAIIPWLIGLITFTGVGTWFVNWIRRRLTSEVISDVILSMRSDAFSAAANQDLSFYDEFSSGRVVSRITSDTEEFGQIIVLATDIINQVVVALILIAVLFRIEWRLTLAVLVMVPIVATVALQFRRLARRVTRQASRAMAEVNKSIQEAVTGISVAKNFRQELAIYEDFAAVNKQAYQINVRRGFVLANIFPTLNILGGIGTASLVYFGGLTAVNGLIAISAWYLFVATVDRFWFPVTNLSAFWSQFQAGLSAVERVFALMDAAPAVIQADNMPVARLAGEITFDHVQFRYNEKEVVLPDFSLSIAPGESVALVGHTGAGKSSIIKLVARFYEFQGGQIRIDGQDIRALDLTPYRHQLGIVSQVPFLFDGTVADNIRYGRPEASDKEIAAMARRIGEGEWLETLPNGLHSQVGERGSRLSMGQRQLVALVRVMVQNPRIFILDEATASIDPFTESQIQEALNLIMGQTTAIIIAHRLSTVRAADRIIVLSEGQIIEEGSHHSLMAQGGHYATLYDTYFRHQSLEYIDERHWERPAL, encoded by the coding sequence ATGGCAGCCGTTATGCGCGGCCTCGACGCCGAGGCCTATGATCGACAGTACAGCGACAAAGAGTTAGTTGAGCGAGTGATCGCCTACTTTCGCCCCTATCGGCGCAAAGTATGGATTATCAGCATCTGCCTGGCCGTCATCGCCGCCTTTGGCACCGCCCCCCCCCTGATCGTCTCCAGCGGCATCAATGCCGTGGCCGACAACGGCAACCAGGCCATCATCCCCTGGCTGATCGGCCTGATCACGTTCACCGGCGTAGGGACATGGTTCGTCAACTGGATCCGCCGTCGCCTCACCTCGGAAGTCATCTCCGACGTCATTCTGTCCATGCGCAGCGACGCCTTCAGCGCCGCCGCCAACCAGGACCTCTCCTTTTACGACGAGTTCAGTTCCGGGCGCGTCGTCAGCCGCATCACCAGCGACACAGAAGAATTCGGCCAGATCATCGTATTGGCGACGGACATCATCAACCAGGTTGTCGTGGCATTGATCCTGATCGCCGTTCTGTTCCGCATCGAATGGCGGTTGACATTAGCCGTCCTGGTGATGGTCCCCATCGTGGCAACCGTGGCGCTGCAATTCCGCCGCCTGGCCCGCCGCGTCACACGGCAGGCATCGCGGGCCATGGCCGAGGTAAACAAATCTATCCAGGAAGCGGTCACCGGCATCAGCGTCGCCAAGAACTTCCGCCAGGAATTGGCCATCTACGAGGATTTCGCCGCCGTCAATAAACAAGCGTACCAGATCAACGTGCGCCGCGGCTTCGTCCTCGCCAACATCTTCCCCACGCTCAACATCCTGGGCGGCATCGGCACGGCATCGCTCGTCTACTTCGGCGGCCTCACGGCAGTCAACGGCCTCATCGCCATCAGCGCCTGGTATCTTTTCGTGGCCACCGTGGACCGCTTCTGGTTCCCGGTGACCAATCTTTCCGCCTTTTGGAGCCAGTTCCAGGCGGGACTGTCCGCCGTTGAGCGCGTTTTTGCCCTCATGGACGCGGCGCCAGCCGTGATTCAAGCGGACAATATGCCCGTGGCGCGGTTGGCCGGGGAAATCACCTTCGACCACGTCCAGTTTCGCTACAATGAGAAAGAGGTCGTGCTGCCTGATTTTTCCTTGAGCATCGCCCCTGGCGAGAGTGTGGCCCTGGTAGGACACACGGGCGCGGGCAAATCCAGCATCATCAAACTCGTCGCCCGCTTCTATGAATTCCAGGGCGGCCAAATCCGCATTGACGGGCAAGATATTCGCGCGCTGGACCTGACGCCGTATCGCCACCAGTTGGGCATCGTCTCCCAGGTTCCCTTCCTGTTTGATGGCACAGTGGCGGACAACATCCGCTATGGTCGCCCGGAGGCCAGCGACAAGGAGATCGCGGCCATGGCCCGACGCATCGGGGAAGGGGAGTGGCTGGAAACGCTGCCGAACGGCCTGCATAGCCAGGTGGGTGAACGAGGCAGCCGCCTCTCCATGGGGCAGCGGCAGTTGGTGGCTCTGGTGCGCGTGATGGTGCAGAATCCGCGCATCTTCATCCTGGACGAAGCGACGGCCTCTATTGACCCGTTCACGGAGTCGCAGATCCAGGAGGCGCTGAACCTGATCATGGGGCAGACAACGGCCATCATCATCGCCCACCGCCTTTCCACGGTGCGCGCCGCCGACCGCATCATTGTCCTCAGCGAGGGGCAAATCATTGAGGAAGGCAGTCACCACTCGCTGATGGCCCAAGGCGGCCATTACGCCACCCTCTACGACACCTATTTCCGCCACCAGTCGTTGGAGTACATTGACGAGCGCCACTGGGAGCGACCCGCTCTCTGA
- a CDS encoding FAD-binding dehydrogenase, with product MGEKRYEADVVIVGGGIAGISAALELLEHNLKVLLLDRDEADRFGGLAKESFGGMFFVNTPHQRRLGIKDSPDLALQDWLSFAELEPDDIWPRCWAEAYVNRCTDDVFRWLGGFGVGFFPVVHWVERGLFVPGNSVPRFHMVWGTGHGLVMALLDGLRGHKNAGNLRILFRHHVTHIDTHDGQATGVSGVDENDDTPFTAAANHTIIAAGGICGNINLVKQHWYQPWGTPPETILNGSHPYADGELLQAARRVNARVTHLDKAWHYAGGVHHPTPRPDRPHHGLSLVPPKSALWLGYDGRRLGPIPLISGYDTRYLVEQICRQPVKHSWQIMNWKIAKKELAISGSEFNDSIREKKWVSFLLDLLRGNEKLLRKMVDECPDFIVAHSLAELADKMNALTGQSYVTTAALQESIAAYDAQIARGPTYHNDDQLRRLAHLRQYRGDRVRTCKFAPILDADAMPLVAIREFILSRKSLGGIQTDLHSRVLTPQQTPIPNLYAVGEAAGFGGGGSHGLRALEGTFLGTCVLTGRVAARHIAG from the coding sequence ATGGGCGAGAAACGGTATGAGGCGGATGTGGTGATTGTGGGGGGTGGGATTGCCGGCATTTCCGCCGCCCTGGAACTCCTCGAACACAACCTGAAAGTGCTGCTGCTGGACCGCGACGAGGCCGACCGCTTTGGCGGCCTGGCCAAAGAATCCTTCGGCGGCATGTTCTTCGTCAACACCCCCCACCAGCGCCGCCTGGGCATCAAAGACAGCCCCGACCTGGCCCTGCAAGATTGGCTCAGCTTCGCCGAACTGGAACCGGACGACATCTGGCCTCGCTGCTGGGCGGAAGCCTACGTCAACCGCTGCACGGACGACGTTTTTCGCTGGTTGGGCGGGTTTGGCGTCGGCTTCTTTCCCGTGGTGCATTGGGTAGAGCGCGGCCTGTTCGTCCCCGGCAACTCCGTGCCCCGCTTTCACATGGTCTGGGGGACGGGGCACGGGCTGGTGATGGCGTTGTTGGATGGGTTGAGGGGGCACAAGAATGCCGGCAATCTTCGCATCCTCTTCCGCCACCACGTCACCCACATCGACACCCACGACGGGCAAGCCACCGGCGTCAGCGGCGTGGACGAAAACGATGACACGCCCTTCACCGCCGCCGCCAATCACACCATCATCGCCGCCGGCGGCATCTGTGGCAACATCAACCTCGTCAAGCAGCACTGGTATCAACCGTGGGGGACGCCGCCGGAAACCATCCTCAACGGTTCCCACCCCTACGCCGATGGCGAACTCCTGCAAGCAGCCCGGCGCGTGAACGCGCGGGTGACGCACCTGGATAAAGCGTGGCACTATGCCGGCGGTGTGCATCACCCCACCCCCCGCCCCGACCGTCCCCACCACGGCCTCAGCCTGGTGCCGCCCAAGTCGGCGCTGTGGTTGGGGTACGATGGGCGGCGGCTGGGACCGATTCCGTTGATCTCCGGGTATGATACGCGCTATTTGGTGGAGCAAATATGCCGGCAGCCCGTCAAACACTCCTGGCAAATCATGAACTGGAAAATCGCCAAAAAAGAGCTGGCGATTTCCGGTTCCGAGTTCAACGACAGCATCCGCGAGAAAAAATGGGTATCCTTCCTCCTCGATCTGCTACGCGGCAACGAAAAACTGCTGCGAAAAATGGTCGATGAATGCCCCGATTTCATCGTCGCCCACTCCCTGGCGGAACTGGCGGACAAAATGAACGCCCTCACCGGTCAGTCCTACGTCACCACCGCCGCCCTGCAAGAATCCATCGCCGCCTACGACGCGCAAATTGCGCGCGGCCCCACCTACCACAACGACGACCAGCTACGCCGCCTGGCCCACCTGCGCCAATATCGTGGCGACCGCGTGCGCACCTGCAAATTCGCCCCCATCCTGGACGCGGACGCCATGCCGCTGGTTGCCATCCGCGAGTTCATTCTCTCGCGCAAAAGCCTGGGCGGCATCCAGACCGATCTACACAGCCGCGTCCTCACGCCGCAACAGACGCCCATCCCCAACCTGTACGCCGTGGGCGAGGCCGCGGGCTTTGGTGGCGGCGGCTCCCACGGCCTGCGCGCGCTCGAAGGCACGTTCCTGGGCACATGCGTCCTCACCGGGCGCGTTGCGGCGCGGCACATCGCCGGGTAA